Proteins encoded within one genomic window of Gloeobacter kilaueensis JS1:
- a CDS encoding MoaD/ThiS family protein, with protein sequence MKIHVRLFASYREAFERDELELEVPGGTTCTQIQTQLAAEQPVLERWGSVVRYGVNCRFVPPETPLTDGDELVLIPPVSGG encoded by the coding sequence ATGAAAATCCACGTCAGGCTCTTTGCCAGTTACCGCGAAGCCTTCGAGCGCGACGAGTTGGAACTGGAGGTGCCGGGGGGCACGACCTGTACCCAGATTCAGACCCAGCTCGCTGCCGAGCAACCGGTGCTGGAGCGCTGGGGCAGCGTGGTCCGCTACGGCGTCAACTGCCGCTTTGTACCGCCTGAGACGCCCCTTACCGACGGGGACGAACTGGTGCTGATTCCGCCGGTGAGTGGGGGGTAG
- a CDS encoding molybdenum cofactor biosynthesis protein MoaE: MNNDFRFTREPLDLQSAYDLGTDSGQGAVVIMVGTVRTSTGGRAVAFLDYEAYEPMALAVFEQIAAEIRSRWPATGRIVVHHRLGRLAIGEASVIVAVGNAHRADAFAGCQYAIDALKRDAPIWKKEHWADGNSDWVTGSLLLSAQG; this comes from the coding sequence GTGAACAATGATTTTCGCTTTACCCGAGAACCCCTCGATCTACAGAGCGCCTACGATCTCGGCACCGACAGCGGGCAAGGCGCTGTTGTGATCATGGTCGGTACCGTGCGCACGAGCACCGGAGGCCGGGCGGTCGCCTTTCTAGACTACGAAGCCTACGAGCCGATGGCGCTCGCGGTCTTTGAGCAGATTGCCGCCGAGATCCGCTCCCGCTGGCCTGCGACGGGCCGGATTGTCGTTCATCACCGCCTGGGCCGCCTTGCCATCGGGGAGGCGAGCGTGATCGTCGCTGTCGGCAACGCCCACCGCGCCGATGCCTTTGCCGGCTGCCAGTACGCCATCGATGCGCTCAAGCGCGACGCACCGATCTGGAAAAAAGAGCACTGGGCCGACGGCAACAGCGACTGGGTGACAGGCTCGCTTCTGCTTTCAGCCCAGGGGTGA
- a CDS encoding class I SAM-dependent rRNA methyltransferase, with protein sequence MSALPAVQLKPQRRNRRTHPWIFASEVARFPSAEQVADGSMVDVIDAQGRFCGRGFLNRQSQIAVRYLERGADIEIDRVWWLERFARALAHRQRFLGSEIRTFRWIHGEADGLPGLTVDRYEDFIVVQLLALGLEPWREVIVDCLVELGSPRGVFERSDAPVRRLEGLKEQVGSLWGETPPPLVEIQEGSARLLVDLLQGQKTGLFLDQRFNRLHAARFAAGRNVLNAFGYTGAFGVHCALAGATSVLNVDIAESATVLAEQNAQLNQLTQCKAITGNAFDILREFDREGRRFEMIILDPPAFAKSRSVLEGALRGYKEINLRAMKLLVPGGLLVTCSCSSHLSMEMFRDVVRDAAQDTGRIACLIEQRGQSPDHPILIHIPETEYLKYLLLEIE encoded by the coding sequence GTGAGCGCTCTGCCGGCAGTGCAGCTGAAGCCCCAGCGTCGCAACCGCCGCACCCACCCCTGGATATTTGCCAGTGAAGTTGCTCGATTTCCTTCTGCTGAGCAGGTGGCGGACGGCAGCATGGTGGATGTCATCGACGCCCAGGGCCGCTTCTGTGGACGGGGATTTCTCAATCGCCAGTCGCAGATCGCCGTGCGCTATCTCGAGCGCGGCGCGGACATCGAGATCGATCGCGTCTGGTGGCTGGAGCGCTTTGCTAGAGCCCTCGCCCACCGGCAGCGCTTTCTCGGCAGCGAGATTCGCACCTTCCGCTGGATCCACGGCGAGGCGGACGGCCTGCCGGGTCTGACGGTGGACCGCTACGAAGATTTCATCGTCGTTCAACTGCTGGCTCTCGGGCTTGAGCCCTGGCGGGAGGTGATCGTCGATTGCCTGGTCGAACTGGGTAGCCCACGGGGCGTCTTCGAGCGCTCCGACGCCCCGGTCCGGCGACTTGAAGGGCTCAAAGAGCAGGTTGGCTCCCTCTGGGGTGAGACACCGCCGCCACTGGTCGAAATCCAGGAGGGTTCTGCCCGGCTGCTGGTCGATCTGCTGCAGGGGCAAAAGACGGGCCTGTTTCTCGATCAGCGCTTTAACCGGCTGCATGCGGCCCGCTTTGCAGCAGGCCGCAACGTGCTCAATGCCTTCGGCTATACGGGCGCTTTCGGTGTGCATTGCGCTCTCGCTGGGGCCACCTCGGTGCTCAACGTCGATATTGCCGAATCGGCAACGGTTCTCGCCGAGCAGAACGCCCAGCTCAATCAGCTTACGCAGTGCAAGGCGATTACCGGCAACGCCTTCGATATTCTGCGCGAGTTCGATCGCGAGGGCCGCCGCTTTGAGATGATCATCCTCGACCCGCCCGCTTTTGCTAAAAGCCGCAGCGTGCTCGAAGGGGCGCTGCGCGGCTACAAGGAGATCAACCTGCGGGCGATGAAGCTGCTGGTGCCGGGTGGACTGCTCGTCACCTGCTCGTGCTCGTCGCACCTGAGCATGGAGATGTTCCGCGATGTGGTCCGCGACGCTGCCCAGGACACGGGCCGCATCGCCTGCCTCATCGAGCAGCGCGGCCAGTCGCCGGATCATCCGATCTTGATTCACATCCCTGAGACTGAATACCTCAAGTACCTGCTGCTGGAGATCGAGTGA
- the chlP gene encoding geranylgeranyl reductase: MTLRVAVVGSGPGGSSAAEVCAQAGFETYLIEKNLSNAKPCGGAIPLCMVDEFDLPESIIDRRVRNMSMISPSNHAVDISLTNQNEYIGMCRREVLDSFLRNRAAKQGTHLIEGTFTELKRGTPYTLEYRDKAGRAHTLSADIVIGADGFHSKIAKTIDAGEVPYAIAFQERIQLPPDKMAYYEDRAEMYLGFDVSPDFYAWIFPKSTHVAVGTGTMSPNKDGIRRMQQALRARAGDKIAGGKIIKIEAHPLPERSRPRRVVERVMLVGDAAGYVTKSSGEGIYFAAKSGRMAAQAIVEAAEGGRLPTEAQLQQYVQRWDKQYGLTYRVLSILQDVFYRSDATREAFVEMCADRDVQRLTFDSYLYKTVVPANPLVQAKITLKTLGSLIRGNALAPT; this comes from the coding sequence GTGACACTTCGAGTAGCAGTGGTAGGGTCAGGACCGGGCGGTTCGAGCGCCGCCGAAGTCTGCGCCCAGGCCGGTTTTGAGACCTATCTCATCGAGAAGAACCTCTCCAACGCCAAACCCTGCGGCGGGGCGATCCCGCTGTGTATGGTCGATGAATTTGACCTGCCTGAGTCGATCATCGACCGGCGCGTGCGCAATATGTCGATGATCTCACCCAGTAACCACGCCGTCGATATTTCGCTCACCAACCAGAACGAGTACATCGGCATGTGCCGCCGCGAGGTGCTCGACAGCTTTTTGCGCAACCGCGCCGCCAAACAGGGCACCCACCTGATCGAGGGTACCTTTACCGAGTTGAAGCGGGGCACGCCCTATACCCTCGAATACCGCGACAAGGCGGGCAGGGCCCACACCCTCAGCGCCGACATCGTGATCGGAGCCGACGGCTTCCATTCCAAGATCGCTAAGACCATCGATGCGGGCGAAGTGCCTTACGCCATCGCCTTTCAAGAGCGCATCCAGTTGCCGCCGGACAAGATGGCCTACTACGAGGACCGGGCTGAGATGTATCTGGGCTTCGATGTCTCACCCGACTTTTATGCCTGGATCTTTCCCAAATCGACCCACGTCGCCGTCGGCACCGGCACGATGTCTCCCAACAAGGACGGCATCCGCCGGATGCAACAGGCGCTCCGGGCGCGGGCCGGCGACAAGATTGCCGGAGGCAAGATTATCAAGATCGAAGCCCACCCTCTACCGGAGCGCTCCCGTCCCCGGCGAGTGGTCGAGCGGGTAATGCTCGTGGGCGACGCCGCCGGCTATGTTACCAAATCGAGCGGCGAGGGCATCTACTTTGCGGCCAAGTCAGGGCGGATGGCCGCCCAGGCGATCGTCGAGGCGGCGGAAGGGGGCAGATTGCCCACAGAGGCCCAATTGCAGCAGTACGTCCAGCGCTGGGACAAGCAGTACGGCCTGACCTACCGGGTACTCTCGATTCTCCAGGATGTCTTTTATCGCAGCGACGCCACCCGCGAGGCGTTCGTCGAGATGTGCGCCGACCGCGACGTGCAGCGGCTCACCTTCGACTCTTACCTTTATAAGACGGTCGTGCCCGCCAACCCCCTCGTCCAGGCCAAGATCACCCTCAAGACCCTCGGTTCGCTCATTCGCGGCAATGCCCTCGCCCCTACCTGA
- the glyA gene encoding serine hydroxymethyltransferase yields the protein MSDDLLRASDPLVASWIDRELERQRTHLELIASENFTSAAVMAAQGSVLTNKYAEGLPSKRYYGGCEFVDAIEQIAIDRAKSLFGAAHANVQPHSGAQANAAVFLALLEPGDTILGMDLSHGGHLTHGSPVNLSGLYYRAIHYGVDPTHHRIDFDQVRELALAHRPKLIICGYSAYPRRIEFERFRAIADEVGAYLLADVAHIAGLIVAGEHPNPIPHCDVVTTTTHKTLRGPRGGLILTRDEALGKKFDKAVFPGIQGGPLEHVIAAKAVAFGEALRPEFKSYAKAVIANARALADRLTQRGLSLVSGGTDNHLMVVDLRSVGLTGKEADLLVSDIQITANKNTIPFDPQKPFITSGLRLGSPAMTTRGLGSTEFSAIGDILADRLQNPTDARIEADCRLRVQSLCQRFPLYEHLGLVAALPVSR from the coding sequence GTGAGTGACGATCTTTTGCGCGCATCGGATCCGCTAGTCGCCAGCTGGATCGACCGGGAACTGGAAAGACAGCGTACCCACCTTGAACTCATCGCCAGCGAGAACTTTACTTCGGCGGCGGTGATGGCCGCCCAGGGCTCGGTGCTCACCAACAAGTACGCCGAAGGACTGCCCAGCAAGCGCTACTACGGCGGCTGCGAGTTCGTCGATGCCATCGAGCAGATCGCCATCGACCGGGCCAAGAGCCTTTTTGGCGCAGCCCACGCCAACGTCCAGCCCCACTCCGGTGCCCAGGCCAACGCCGCCGTCTTTCTGGCGCTGCTTGAGCCGGGCGATACGATCCTGGGGATGGACCTCAGCCACGGCGGCCACCTCACCCACGGTTCGCCGGTCAACCTTTCCGGACTCTATTACCGGGCAATCCACTACGGCGTCGATCCGACCCACCACCGCATCGACTTCGATCAGGTGCGCGAGCTGGCCCTTGCCCACCGGCCAAAGCTGATCATCTGCGGCTACTCCGCCTACCCGCGCCGCATCGAATTTGAGCGCTTCCGGGCGATCGCCGACGAGGTGGGTGCCTATTTGCTGGCCGACGTCGCCCACATCGCAGGGCTGATCGTCGCCGGTGAGCACCCCAACCCGATCCCCCACTGCGACGTGGTGACGACCACTACCCACAAGACCCTGCGCGGGCCACGGGGCGGGCTCATCTTGACGCGCGACGAAGCGCTGGGCAAAAAATTTGACAAAGCGGTCTTTCCCGGCATCCAGGGCGGACCGCTCGAGCATGTGATCGCCGCCAAGGCCGTCGCCTTCGGCGAAGCGCTGCGCCCCGAATTCAAGAGCTACGCAAAAGCCGTGATCGCCAATGCCCGTGCTCTGGCCGATCGCCTCACCCAGCGCGGCCTTTCGCTTGTCTCCGGCGGCACCGACAACCACCTGATGGTCGTCGATCTGCGCTCAGTCGGCCTCACGGGCAAAGAAGCCGACCTGCTCGTAAGCGACATTCAGATCACCGCCAACAAAAACACGATCCCCTTCGACCCGCAAAAGCCTTTTATCACCAGCGGCCTGCGCCTCGGCTCACCGGCGATGACCACCCGTGGCCTGGGCAGTACCGAATTTAGCGCCATCGGCGACATCCTCGCCGATCGGCTACAAAACCCGACGGACGCCCGCATCGAAGCTGACTGCCGCTTACGGGTCCAATCGCTCTGCCAGCGCTTTCCGCTCTACGAGCACCTCGGCCTGGTAGCGGCCCTGCCCGTCAGCCGCTAG
- a CDS encoding SLBB domain-containing protein, with protein sequence MVQILHFPHPVSRSLPAILLLSGFLFGSSRALAQSVPVAAQPPVQQFDLQAATSAYRIGPGDTIEVNVFGVPELTTSRVILADGTTSLPIIGAVRFAGMSQEEAAAELTELYRPYLENTQITVAITSPRPLTIAVLGEVNRPGPYTLTQGAGNTQVKVGSGEGTTGGVGGGRLTVSQALNLAGGVTDSADVEQITLRRKLPGSSRDSVQKINLWALLQTGDTSQDVPLLDGDSLTVPKTSADKPNYNIEQVLASTIAPNTIEVRVLGEVRQPGRVNVSPNAILTDALVAAGGLTDGADWKSVQLLRLNPDGTVTRKQLAAYLEEGRDPQKNPPLKKGDIISVPRSFGGSLVNTLQYLSPVFYLNSLVNLFRY encoded by the coding sequence ATGGTACAAATTTTACATTTCCCTCATCCAGTTTCCCGATCGCTCCCGGCGATTCTTCTTTTGAGCGGTTTTCTTTTTGGCAGTAGCAGGGCGCTGGCCCAGAGTGTCCCCGTGGCGGCACAGCCGCCGGTCCAGCAGTTCGATCTGCAGGCGGCGACCAGCGCTTACCGGATTGGCCCCGGCGACACGATCGAGGTGAATGTCTTTGGGGTGCCGGAGTTGACCACCAGCCGGGTGATCCTGGCGGACGGGACGACCAGTCTGCCGATTATCGGAGCGGTGCGCTTTGCGGGCATGTCCCAGGAGGAAGCGGCGGCGGAGTTGACCGAGTTGTACCGGCCCTACCTCGAAAACACCCAGATCACCGTCGCGATCACCTCCCCCCGGCCCCTCACGATCGCTGTTCTAGGCGAGGTCAATCGCCCTGGCCCCTACACGCTCACCCAGGGAGCAGGCAACACCCAGGTCAAGGTGGGTTCCGGCGAGGGAACGACGGGCGGCGTCGGCGGTGGACGGCTCACCGTCTCTCAAGCGCTCAACTTGGCCGGCGGTGTCACCGACTCCGCCGATGTCGAGCAAATTACCCTGCGGCGCAAGTTGCCGGGCAGCAGCCGCGACTCGGTCCAGAAGATCAACCTCTGGGCGCTGTTGCAGACCGGCGACACCTCCCAGGATGTGCCGTTGCTCGACGGCGACTCGCTCACGGTGCCCAAGACGAGCGCCGACAAACCCAACTACAACATCGAGCAGGTGCTCGCCTCGACGATCGCCCCCAACACGATCGAGGTGCGCGTCCTGGGCGAGGTCAGGCAGCCTGGCCGGGTAAACGTCTCGCCCAACGCTATTCTCACCGACGCCCTGGTCGCTGCCGGTGGACTGACCGACGGGGCTGACTGGAAATCGGTGCAGCTGTTGCGCCTCAACCCGGACGGTACCGTCACCCGCAAGCAACTGGCCGCGTACCTGGAGGAGGGCCGCGACCCCCAGAAAAACCCGCCCCTTAAAAAAGGCGATATTATCTCCGTACCCCGTTCCTTTGGCGGCTCGCTGGTCAACACGCTTCAGTACCTCAGTCCCGTCTTTTATCTCAATAGTCTGGTCAATCTTTTTCGTTATTAG
- a CDS encoding ferric reductase-like transmembrane domain-containing protein, which produces MSKESTSPIEQREPAGVDLSPGRMSDGRKLTWLLTASLLGFVAASFLQSSDHLVQQRLSEVEGHLALVCLGLTLAARPLSRFLPGLLKERRYLGLLTFAFSLLHTWSQIVHVLGGSLDGMFFLPRDMQFGVMLGIFALLAMVPLALTSNNFSVRLLQGAWKSLHQGVFFVAFLALLHTLGTGVHYPLVAQTPLTIAFALVLAALSFWVWRLRNQPKDKDPARDQQ; this is translated from the coding sequence ATGTCCAAAGAATCGACCAGCCCGATCGAGCAACGCGAGCCTGCCGGGGTAGACCTCTCCCCCGGTCGGATGAGTGATGGCCGCAAACTTACGTGGCTTCTGACGGCGAGCCTGCTCGGGTTTGTCGCTGCCAGCTTTTTGCAGAGCAGTGACCATCTGGTGCAGCAGCGGTTGAGCGAGGTGGAGGGGCATCTGGCGCTGGTCTGTCTCGGGTTGACTCTGGCGGCCCGGCCTCTCAGCCGCTTCTTACCGGGTCTGCTCAAGGAGCGGCGCTATCTGGGGCTTTTGACCTTTGCTTTTTCGCTGCTGCACACGTGGTCGCAGATCGTGCATGTGTTGGGGGGCAGTCTGGACGGGATGTTCTTTTTGCCGCGAGACATGCAGTTTGGCGTGATGCTCGGTATATTCGCCCTGCTTGCGATGGTGCCCCTGGCGCTCACGAGCAACAACTTTTCGGTGCGCCTTTTGCAGGGAGCCTGGAAGAGCTTGCACCAGGGCGTCTTCTTCGTCGCCTTTCTGGCTCTGCTCCATACGCTGGGAACGGGCGTTCACTATCCGCTGGTGGCTCAGACGCCGCTGACGATCGCCTTTGCCCTGGTGCTGGCCGCTTTGAGCTTTTGGGTCTGGCGGCTGCGCAATCAGCCAAAGGATAAGGATCCGGCCAGGGATCAACAGTAA
- the cbiT gene encoding precorrin-6Y C5,15-methyltransferase subunit CbiT encodes MASSDSLWPYSTPGLPDELFERIPGIPLSPREVRVLMLSQLRLHCGAVLWDIGAGTGTIAVEAALLCPSAPIVAIERDEEVAELIERNCHKFAITSVEVRRGSAPECLNALVEDPDRVCIEGGQSLPAVLAAVWSRLRPGGRVVAVTSTLEGLYQITEGFAQLQARQVEVVQAAICRLERRGAQQAFVALDPTFVLSGEKL; translated from the coding sequence TTGGCAAGTTCCGATTCGCTTTGGCCCTACTCCACACCTGGCCTCCCGGACGAGCTGTTCGAGCGCATTCCGGGCATTCCCCTCAGTCCAAGGGAGGTGCGGGTGCTGATGCTCTCGCAGCTGCGGCTGCACTGTGGGGCCGTACTCTGGGATATCGGTGCGGGGACCGGCACGATCGCCGTCGAGGCGGCCCTGCTCTGCCCGAGCGCGCCGATCGTGGCGATCGAGCGCGACGAGGAGGTGGCGGAGTTGATCGAGCGCAACTGCCACAAGTTTGCGATCACCAGCGTCGAAGTGCGGCGCGGTAGCGCCCCGGAGTGCCTGAACGCACTGGTAGAAGATCCCGATCGCGTCTGCATCGAGGGCGGCCAGTCTCTACCGGCGGTTCTGGCGGCAGTCTGGTCCAGACTGCGCCCCGGCGGCAGGGTGGTAGCGGTGACCTCGACCCTCGAAGGGCTCTATCAGATCACCGAAGGCTTTGCCCAGTTGCAGGCCCGCCAGGTCGAAGTCGTACAGGCGGCCATCTGTCGCCTTGAGCGGCGCGGCGCGCAGCAGGCGTTTGTCGCCCTCGATCCGACATTTGTGCTCAGCGGCGAAAAGCTCTAA
- the sppA gene encoding signal peptide peptidase SppA, translated as MNILRQVGVWLVRVLAVFGGLFLVLVLVGLVGLVLLNRGPQIADNSVLEIKLAGDLPEKANSDLLSGLLGSDTLTLKDLLGDLKKAAKDNRIKAVLLRIDGAALGWAQTEELRDALVALRKSGKPVTGYAELMNERLYYLALAFDRFYMPPGGIFEMNGLVNSTSHYPGLFAKLGIGVQYFRYGKYKSQSGESLGRVAFSEPVKEMINANLSEQFETFVAAVAAGRRIPVTEVRGLVDASGLSAEWALSHRLIDGVAYWDEVESQLKKQTGSDPDKNLQTVSATDYTRVAPASVGLAVGANKVGLIVAQGLIVSGNGGSPNPLSDGPTQGSEPLIKALREAGRRDEIKAVVLRVDSPGGAGIGCDLVRREVEKLRAKKPVIVSMGDSAASGGYWISMDATAIVAQPSTQTGSIGIWSVVPNLQKLYSNLALTPETFKRGAHADELIGLRPLSPSEAQGYDERLLFEYRRFVSLAAQGRHKPVADLEKIAQGRTWLGRRAQQLGLVDRLGGLDTALALAADKAKLSPDSVTFEPIDQESSPLASLLGQDALRLILRTLGIEQTVRQMAPTTGFDLLFKERLFPLASPEKFD; from the coding sequence ATGAACATTCTCAGGCAAGTCGGCGTCTGGCTGGTGCGCGTTCTGGCGGTGTTTGGCGGGCTTTTTCTGGTACTGGTGCTGGTGGGTCTGGTGGGACTCGTCCTGCTCAATCGCGGTCCCCAGATTGCAGACAACTCGGTTCTCGAAATTAAGCTCGCAGGCGATCTACCGGAGAAGGCGAACAGCGATCTGCTCTCGGGACTATTGGGCAGCGACACCCTTACTCTCAAAGACCTCCTGGGGGATCTGAAGAAGGCGGCAAAGGACAACCGAATCAAGGCTGTCCTGCTGCGCATCGACGGTGCTGCCCTGGGGTGGGCCCAGACAGAAGAGCTGCGCGACGCCCTGGTTGCCCTGCGCAAGAGCGGCAAGCCCGTCACCGGTTATGCCGAGCTGATGAACGAGCGGCTCTATTATCTGGCCCTAGCCTTCGACCGCTTCTACATGCCTCCCGGCGGCATCTTCGAGATGAACGGCCTGGTCAACTCCACCAGCCACTATCCGGGACTGTTCGCCAAACTGGGCATCGGCGTCCAGTACTTTCGCTACGGCAAGTACAAGTCCCAGAGCGGCGAATCTTTGGGCCGCGTCGCCTTCAGCGAGCCGGTCAAGGAGATGATTAACGCCAACTTGAGCGAACAGTTCGAGACCTTCGTCGCTGCCGTCGCAGCGGGCCGCCGGATTCCAGTCACCGAAGTCCGGGGGCTCGTCGATGCGAGCGGCCTTTCGGCTGAGTGGGCATTGAGCCACCGGCTCATCGACGGCGTGGCCTACTGGGACGAGGTCGAAAGCCAGCTTAAAAAGCAGACCGGCAGCGACCCAGACAAAAACCTCCAGACCGTGAGCGCCACCGACTACACCCGCGTGGCCCCGGCCTCGGTGGGACTGGCGGTGGGAGCTAACAAAGTTGGGCTCATCGTCGCCCAGGGTCTCATCGTCTCAGGCAATGGCGGCAGCCCCAACCCGCTTTCCGATGGACCGACCCAGGGTTCTGAACCATTGATCAAAGCGCTGCGGGAAGCGGGCCGCCGCGACGAGATCAAAGCCGTCGTCCTCCGGGTCGATTCTCCCGGCGGGGCAGGGATCGGCTGCGACCTTGTGCGCCGCGAAGTCGAGAAGTTGCGCGCCAAAAAGCCCGTGATCGTCTCGATGGGCGATTCGGCGGCAAGCGGCGGCTACTGGATCTCGATGGACGCGACGGCGATCGTCGCTCAACCTTCGACCCAGACCGGATCGATCGGCATCTGGTCGGTAGTGCCCAATCTCCAGAAGCTCTACAGCAACCTCGCCCTCACCCCCGAAACCTTCAAGCGCGGTGCCCACGCCGACGAACTCATCGGCCTCCGCCCCCTCAGCCCCAGCGAAGCCCAGGGCTACGATGAGCGCTTGCTCTTCGAGTACCGGCGCTTTGTGAGCCTCGCCGCCCAGGGCCGCCACAAACCCGTCGCCGATCTCGAAAAAATTGCCCAGGGCCGCACCTGGCTCGGTCGGCGCGCCCAACAGCTAGGTCTCGTCGATCGCCTGGGCGGCCTCGATACGGCCCTTGCCCTGGCTGCCGACAAAGCCAAGCTCTCCCCCGATTCCGTTACTTTTGAACCTATCGACCAAGAATCCAGCCCCCTCGCCTCGCTGTTGGGTCAAGACGCCCTGCGCCTCATCCTGCGCACCCTCGGTATCGAGCAGACCGTCCGGCAAATGGCCCCCACTACCGGGTTCGATCTGCTCTTCAAAGAACGCCTCTTCCCCCTCGCCTCGCCCGAAAAATTTGACTGA